From Nguyenibacter vanlangensis, one genomic window encodes:
- a CDS encoding GntR family transcriptional regulator, whose amino-acid sequence MPTSPRAFAASLDSASPDPLYLQVAADIGRHIGHDPRFLHRLPSEAELCALYDVSRITIRQALAHLAERGLVVRRHGRGTFVSAVRRDGRQSAIYSFGDILAGQGLAPETELLAFGMTAPPAEVRAALGLGDTALGLRRGFSVNGRRVAVTEVHYPPALAERITEDMARETSSAEILTRRLGLAIDHADVSVDLAAIGPAVADWLRLPPASTLMRIRRVTHCTGLGPCEHSQILLSTGAAAFRVDAEGRIAPALGAA is encoded by the coding sequence ATGCCGACAAGCCCGCGCGCCTTCGCCGCCTCTCTCGACAGCGCCAGCCCCGATCCGCTCTATCTGCAGGTGGCGGCCGATATCGGCCGGCATATCGGCCACGACCCGCGCTTTCTCCATCGCCTCCCGTCCGAGGCCGAACTCTGCGCTCTCTACGATGTCAGCCGGATCACCATCCGCCAGGCGCTGGCCCACCTGGCCGAACGCGGCCTGGTGGTCCGCCGCCATGGGCGCGGCACCTTCGTCAGCGCGGTGCGCCGCGACGGGCGGCAAAGCGCGATCTATTCGTTCGGCGACATCCTGGCCGGGCAGGGGCTGGCGCCCGAGACCGAATTGCTGGCCTTCGGCATGACCGCGCCTCCCGCCGAGGTGCGCGCGGCGCTCGGGCTGGGCGACACGGCGCTGGGCCTGCGCCGCGGCTTTTCCGTCAACGGAAGGCGCGTCGCGGTGACCGAGGTCCATTATCCTCCCGCCCTGGCCGAGCGGATAACCGAGGACATGGCCCGCGAAACATCCTCGGCGGAAATCCTCACCCGGCGGCTGGGGCTTGCGATCGACCATGCCGACGTGTCGGTCGATCTCGCCGCGATCGGCCCGGCCGTCGCCGACTGGCTGCGCCTGCCGCCCGCCAGCACGCTGATGCGCATCCGCCGCGTGACCCATTGCACCGGCCTCGGCCCCTGCGAGCACAGCCAGATTCTGCTCTCCACCGGCGCCGCCGCATTCCGCGTCGACGCCGAAGGCCGCATCGCCCCGGCCCTCGGCGCCGCCTGA
- the phbB gene encoding acetoacetyl-CoA reductase, whose product MISAERQTPRVALVTGGTRGIGAAVSRALRDAGRRVVATYTARRDEARAFESATGIRTMAFDAGDFAACEDALARIAAEDGPVTILVNNAGITRDSTIGKMTRAAWDAVIDTNLGAAFNLCRLTMPAMRTEGFGRIINMASINGQTGQFGQANYAASKAGLQGLTRALALEGARHNITVNTLAPGYIDTAMLDTVPPQILADIVGRIPVGRLGTADEVARCVTFLTAEESGFITGSTLSVNGGQHMA is encoded by the coding sequence ATGATCAGTGCCGAGCGCCAGACACCGCGCGTAGCCCTGGTGACCGGCGGCACGCGCGGGATCGGCGCGGCGGTCAGCCGGGCGCTGCGTGATGCCGGGCGGCGTGTCGTCGCCACCTATACCGCCCGGCGGGACGAGGCCCGGGCGTTCGAATCGGCCACCGGCATCCGGACAATGGCCTTCGACGCCGGGGATTTCGCGGCGTGCGAGGATGCTCTGGCGCGGATCGCCGCGGAAGACGGGCCGGTGACGATCCTGGTCAACAATGCCGGGATCACGCGGGATTCGACCATCGGGAAGATGACCCGCGCGGCGTGGGACGCGGTGATCGACACCAACCTGGGCGCCGCGTTCAATCTGTGCCGGCTGACCATGCCCGCCATGCGGACGGAGGGTTTCGGCCGGATCATCAACATGGCGAGCATCAACGGCCAGACCGGCCAGTTCGGTCAGGCGAACTATGCGGCCTCGAAGGCCGGGCTGCAGGGCCTGACCCGCGCGCTGGCGCTGGAGGGCGCGCGGCACAACATCACCGTCAATACCTTGGCCCCGGGCTATATCGATACGGCGATGCTGGACACCGTGCCGCCGCAGATCCTGGCCGACATCGTGGGACGGATTCCGGTCGGGCGGCTGGGCACGGCCGACGAGGTGGCGCGCTGCGTCACGTTTCTGACCGCCGAGGAGTCGGGCTTCATCACCGGGTCGACCCTGTCGGTCAATGGCGGGCAGCATATGGCGTAA